One window of Paenibacillus sp. FSL K6-3182 genomic DNA carries:
- a CDS encoding YlbF family regulator, with product MNIYDKAYELAKALKESEEALLLKAAKLEAEADAVAKAMLDDFRERQNFLQQKMMAGEEPSAEDMEKMSKLYEVITLNPLIGKLMDAERRFAVVFEDVNRIMSDVLKSIVD from the coding sequence ATGAACATTTATGACAAAGCTTATGAATTAGCGAAGGCGCTTAAGGAAAGCGAAGAGGCATTGCTATTAAAGGCTGCGAAGCTGGAAGCAGAAGCTGATGCAGTAGCAAAGGCAATGCTGGATGATTTTCGCGAGCGGCAAAACTTTTTACAGCAAAAAATGATGGCTGGTGAAGAGCCTTCTGCCGAAGATATGGAGAAGATGAGCAAGCTCTATGAAGTAATTACGCTTAATCCGTTGATAGGCAAATTGATGGATGCGGAGCGCCGGTTTGCCGTCGTGTTTGAGGATGTTAACCGCATTATGTCCGATGTGCTGAAGTCCATTGTAGACTAA
- a CDS encoding helix-turn-helix transcriptional regulator — translation MSGIAGLVGENIRLLRKKRGLSQEQLALRADINASYMGQVERGEKNPTIDVLSKIAFALQTPLERIVNVVPSPDAADDTDDEGYATKVAHQMNGLSLKEQEAVYKFVKQLVQFKEIQ, via the coding sequence ATGAGTGGGATTGCAGGACTTGTAGGAGAGAACATTCGACTGCTGCGCAAAAAAAGAGGGCTTAGTCAAGAACAGCTTGCTCTTCGCGCTGATATAAATGCTTCCTATATGGGACAGGTTGAGCGGGGAGAAAAAAATCCAACGATTGATGTGCTAAGCAAAATCGCGTTTGCCCTTCAAACGCCTCTCGAGAGAATCGTGAACGTTGTTCCAAGCCCCGATGCTGCAGATGATACTGACGATGAAGGATATGCCACGAAGGTTGCCCACCAAATGAACGGCTTAAGCTTAAAGGAGCAGGAAGCGGTATATAAATTCGTTAAGCAGCTTGTTCAATTTAAAGAAATTCAATAA
- a CDS encoding DRTGG domain-containing protein yields MDGGYKVASIGPGNETSTKHEQILIYIQSLKIGTKISVRAIAKELGVSEGTAYKAFKEAESSGLVSTKERIGTVRIDRKRREALDQLTFGEVAEIVEGKLFGGAAGLDKTLHKFVIGAMELDAMLRYIDEGSLLIVGNRIGAHRCALEEGAGVLITGGFEPSAEVIKLADERVLPIISSRHDTFTVASMINRAMYDRLIKRKIMLIEDIVTFSRPADVMRIGQTVLDFHKISRETGYSRFPVVDVRGKVVGMMTAKDAVGSPEDSAVDKVMTKNPITAAPNITVTSAAHTMAAEGIDLLPIVDRHRKLLGVVTRQEVLDAMRFAGKQPESGETFEDLMWTGFMATTNVNVIGQDELGIAYKGIITPQMSGALGMVSEGLLSTLMTQAARRMIRETAKRDYLLESMTTFFVRPVQIDSEVTIIPKALEMSRKFTKLEIEVKDKQGLAAKAMLTAQMIDPY; encoded by the coding sequence GTGGACGGAGGATATAAGGTGGCTTCAATCGGACCAGGCAACGAGACTAGCACAAAGCATGAACAAATTTTGATTTATATACAAAGCTTGAAGATTGGAACGAAAATATCCGTACGCGCGATTGCTAAGGAATTAGGCGTCAGCGAAGGAACGGCTTATAAAGCATTTAAAGAAGCGGAAAGCTCAGGGCTTGTCAGCACGAAGGAACGCATCGGAACGGTGCGGATTGATCGGAAACGGCGGGAAGCGCTGGACCAGCTTACATTTGGCGAGGTTGCCGAGATCGTGGAAGGCAAGCTGTTCGGCGGAGCAGCCGGACTTGATAAAACGCTGCATAAGTTTGTCATTGGTGCAATGGAGCTGGATGCGATGCTGCGCTACATTGACGAGGGCAGCTTGCTAATAGTCGGTAACCGTATCGGGGCGCATCGCTGCGCGCTTGAGGAGGGAGCAGGCGTATTGATTACAGGCGGTTTTGAGCCGAGCGCGGAAGTAATCAAGCTTGCTGACGAGCGCGTTCTTCCAATCATCTCATCGCGGCATGATACGTTTACAGTCGCCTCCATGATTAACCGTGCGATGTACGACCGGCTTATTAAGAGGAAGATCATGCTGATCGAAGACATCGTAACCTTCAGCAGACCCGCTGATGTGATGCGAATCGGGCAAACGGTTTTGGACTTCCATAAGATATCGCGGGAAACGGGTTATTCCAGATTTCCAGTAGTCGATGTAAGGGGCAAGGTTGTTGGCATGATGACGGCTAAGGATGCTGTGGGATCGCCTGAGGATAGCGCGGTAGATAAAGTGATGACAAAAAATCCGATTACAGCGGCACCAAATATAACGGTTACTTCGGCTGCTCATACGATGGCTGCGGAAGGTATTGACTTGTTGCCTATCGTTGACAGGCATCGCAAGCTGTTAGGCGTTGTGACGAGGCAAGAAGTGCTTGATGCGATGCGTTTTGCAGGAAAGCAGCCGGAATCGGGAGAGACTTTCGAAGACTTAATGTGGACGGGCTTTATGGCTACAACAAATGTTAATGTCATTGGTCAGGACGAGCTGGGCATTGCTTATAAGGGAATCATTACACCGCAAATGTCAGGTGCGCTTGGGATGGTATCGGAAGGACTTCTCTCTACGCTAATGACGCAAGCGGCTCGCAGAATGATTCGAGAAACGGCGAAGCGTGACTATTTGTTGGAGAGTATGACGACTTTTTTTGTTAGGCCGGTTCAAATTGACAGTGAGGTTACGATCATTCCTAAAGCGCTTGAGATGAGTCGGAAGTTTACGAAGCTTGAAATCGAAGTGAAGGACAAACAAGGCTTGGCCGCCAAAGCGATGCTGACGGCCCAAATGATTGATCCGTATTAA
- a CDS encoding YtpI family protein: MDQLMQWLLVPGILITLVLSAVFSFKSRRSTDARTRGLFTARMNISMGAMLLFIALVQLFLSGESTLRIVIGAIFLVIGVFNVFAGLRTLSAYSSTRN; this comes from the coding sequence ATGGATCAACTGATGCAATGGCTGCTTGTGCCGGGCATCCTAATTACACTCGTGCTTTCGGCTGTATTCAGCTTTAAATCACGCCGCTCCACTGATGCGAGAACCCGGGGCCTCTTCACAGCTAGAATGAATATTAGCATGGGAGCCATGCTGCTTTTTATCGCTCTCGTTCAGTTATTCTTGTCCGGAGAATCTACGCTTCGCATCGTAATTGGCGCTATATTCCTTGTGATCGGCGTATTTAATGTGTTTGCTGGTCTTCGCACTCTCAGCGCGTACAGCTCGACAAGAAATTAA
- a CDS encoding YtrH family sporulation protein, with translation MSYFLSKAGLDFFIAFGVVLGGSTLAAVGSVFMLMPPAHTMLDTAIKLKIWAIVAAIGGSIDPVRVIESNIMDGQLSPAAQQICFIIIAFLGAHLGTELVRLICKGAT, from the coding sequence GTGAGCTATTTTTTGTCCAAAGCAGGACTTGATTTCTTTATCGCATTTGGCGTTGTTTTAGGTGGATCTACGCTTGCAGCAGTGGGATCGGTGTTTATGCTGATGCCGCCAGCCCATACAATGCTCGATACAGCCATAAAACTGAAAATATGGGCGATCGTCGCAGCAATTGGGGGGTCGATTGATCCCGTACGAGTCATTGAAAGCAACATCATGGATGGTCAGTTATCGCCGGCAGCCCAGCAAATCTGCTTTATTATTATCGCTTTTCTGGGTGCACATTTAGGCACAGAGCTAGTGCGGCTTATTTGCAAGGGAGCCACCTAA
- a CDS encoding DNA polymerase III subunit alpha, with amino-acid sequence MSGHNEQSFVHLHVHSEYSLLDGAARIKDLTAKAADLGMKALALTDHGVMYGAIPFYRSCRAQGIKPIIGCELYMTTGSRFEKGSRKENPIYHLIVLAKNEAGYRNLMKLCSIAHLEGFHYKPRVDLEMLREYSEGLICLSSCLGSEISQHLLHDRLEQARSSALRYKDIFGDDFYLELQDHGLLDQKKVAVDMIKLAEETGIKLVATNDVHYLQAEDAAMQDVLICIGTGKTTEDTDRLRMLTDQMYLKSADEMALLYRHVPEAIANTVEIADKCELELTLGRAALPVFRPVPSGMSSSDYLITLCRDGLVARYGGNPEWVHDTDYRQKAEQRLEYELSVIEKMGFSDYFLIVWDFIRFAHDSGIRTGPGRGSSAGSLVAYTLRITDVDPLKYKLLFERFLNPERISMPDIDIDFNDERRDEVIAYVAAKYGEEHVAQIITFGTMAAKAAVRDVGRAMNVPFQEVDRAAKLIPNQLGITIEEALRMSNELREASERQPKTAAMLKMALKVEGMPRHASTHAAGVVISQEPLTHYTPIQTGSERIPLTQYSMEHLEAIGLLKMDFLGLRTLSILERALHAVKEQHGRVIDFHTISDSDPATYAMLSRGDTTGIFQLESAGVRRVLKEMKPTEFEDIVSVLALYRPGPMEFIPKYIQGKHGLVTVEYPHPSLEPILSDTYGIIVYQEQIMQIASLMAGFSLGEADLLRRAVSKKKREVLDEERAHFVKGSLAQGYSETDANHVYDMIVRFADYGFPRAHAAAYGVLAFQTAWLKANYPVPFMASMLASVTGNQRKTAEYVDECRRMGIAVLPPDVNESSVSFTPVEKAVRFGLAAIKNVGTQAIEAILKERKDRLFDSLLDLCQRVDLRVVNKRVLESLIQAGALDSLPGHRAQLLAALEETVETAIKWRKDREELQIEMFGLDEVQNWDVELPDIRPYTTGQQLDFERDLLGLYLSGHPLDAAEQQLSALGLDRLVELSDAKDGAIAIVGIMVVSIKPFTNKKGLSMGFLELEDRIMRVEAVVFPTIWKRIESKLKKGGLAIIQATVQQQDDDYKLIVEDCVPIEHAEMELADHVGRLQKQAKARAARTGGSSYTSQGSTQKTQGQANRTTSPSNRPAFQTKAADNSSVKPSPQSGNNFTTPASDERKPQRVYIKIVAENEQPAVLEQLKSVLAGHSGQLATVLFYVQGQKSIALSDSYRVKPSAGLLAAVEQLLGEGSIVVK; translated from the coding sequence ATGAGCGGCCATAATGAACAATCTTTCGTGCATTTGCACGTCCACAGCGAATATAGCTTGCTCGACGGCGCCGCCAGAATTAAAGATTTGACAGCTAAAGCTGCGGACCTCGGCATGAAGGCACTTGCGCTCACCGATCATGGAGTCATGTACGGAGCTATTCCTTTTTACCGGTCATGCCGTGCACAAGGAATAAAACCGATTATTGGGTGCGAGCTATATATGACGACTGGTTCTCGCTTTGAGAAAGGGTCGCGCAAGGAAAATCCAATCTATCATTTGATTGTGCTTGCCAAAAACGAAGCGGGTTATCGAAACTTAATGAAGCTCTGCTCCATAGCACATTTAGAAGGTTTTCACTATAAACCCCGCGTTGATTTGGAGATGCTGCGTGAGTACTCTGAAGGGCTGATTTGTTTAAGCTCTTGTTTGGGGAGCGAGATCTCTCAGCATCTGCTGCATGACCGCTTGGAGCAAGCGCGAAGCAGCGCTTTGCGTTATAAAGATATTTTCGGAGATGACTTTTATTTAGAGCTACAGGATCATGGTCTTCTGGATCAGAAAAAAGTAGCTGTTGATATGATAAAGCTTGCAGAGGAAACAGGTATTAAGCTGGTCGCTACAAATGATGTGCATTACTTGCAGGCTGAGGACGCTGCTATGCAGGATGTGCTTATTTGCATCGGTACGGGCAAAACGACAGAAGATACTGATCGATTGCGCATGCTGACGGATCAGATGTATCTGAAGAGTGCGGACGAAATGGCGCTGCTGTACAGACATGTGCCTGAAGCGATTGCGAATACAGTGGAGATCGCGGATAAATGTGAGCTTGAGCTGACGCTTGGACGCGCTGCGCTTCCTGTTTTTCGGCCGGTACCATCGGGTATGAGCTCATCCGATTACTTAATTACTTTATGCCGCGACGGATTAGTTGCTAGATATGGCGGAAATCCAGAGTGGGTTCATGATACTGATTATAGACAAAAAGCGGAGCAGCGGCTCGAATATGAGCTGTCTGTCATCGAGAAGATGGGATTCAGCGACTATTTTCTGATCGTTTGGGATTTTATTCGCTTCGCTCATGATTCAGGCATTAGAACAGGACCTGGAAGGGGCTCGTCCGCGGGCAGCTTAGTTGCTTATACGCTTCGAATAACGGATGTTGATCCGCTGAAATATAAGCTTTTGTTCGAGCGTTTTCTTAATCCTGAGCGAATTTCCATGCCCGATATTGATATTGACTTCAATGATGAACGGCGTGACGAGGTCATTGCTTACGTGGCAGCTAAATACGGCGAAGAACATGTTGCTCAAATCATTACATTCGGAACGATGGCGGCCAAGGCAGCAGTTCGGGATGTAGGCAGAGCTATGAACGTTCCGTTTCAAGAGGTGGATCGAGCAGCTAAGCTTATTCCAAACCAACTGGGCATTACGATTGAGGAAGCGCTTCGCATGAGCAACGAGCTGCGTGAAGCAAGCGAGCGTCAGCCGAAGACGGCGGCTATGCTGAAGATGGCCTTGAAGGTTGAGGGCATGCCAAGGCATGCCTCCACTCATGCTGCGGGTGTTGTGATTTCACAAGAGCCGCTTACACATTATACGCCTATACAGACAGGAAGCGAGAGAATTCCGCTCACCCAATATTCAATGGAGCATTTAGAAGCTATTGGACTTCTAAAAATGGATTTTCTCGGCTTGCGTACACTCTCCATTCTAGAGCGTGCACTGCACGCCGTTAAGGAGCAGCACGGCAGAGTGATCGATTTCCACACCATTAGCGATAGTGATCCGGCAACGTATGCCATGCTGAGCCGCGGCGACACGACCGGAATTTTTCAGCTCGAGTCTGCCGGTGTGCGGCGAGTGCTGAAGGAAATGAAGCCAACGGAATTCGAGGATATCGTCTCCGTCCTTGCACTCTACCGTCCCGGCCCGATGGAGTTTATTCCTAAATACATTCAAGGCAAACACGGGCTCGTAACGGTTGAATATCCGCATCCGTCGCTAGAGCCTATTCTCTCTGACACTTACGGCATTATTGTTTATCAAGAGCAGATCATGCAAATTGCCTCCTTGATGGCTGGCTTTTCTCTTGGGGAAGCGGATTTGCTGCGCCGAGCAGTATCCAAGAAGAAGCGTGAGGTGCTCGACGAAGAGCGGGCTCACTTTGTGAAAGGAAGTCTTGCACAAGGGTATTCAGAAACGGATGCCAATCATGTCTACGACATGATTGTTCGATTTGCCGATTACGGGTTCCCTCGGGCGCATGCAGCAGCATATGGAGTACTCGCCTTTCAGACAGCATGGCTTAAAGCTAACTATCCTGTGCCGTTTATGGCATCGATGCTCGCTTCAGTTACAGGAAATCAGCGGAAGACCGCTGAATATGTGGATGAATGCCGGCGAATGGGCATTGCTGTGCTGCCGCCTGACGTTAATGAAAGCAGCGTATCGTTTACACCTGTTGAGAAAGCGGTTCGATTCGGGCTGGCAGCTATTAAAAATGTCGGCACACAAGCCATTGAAGCGATTTTAAAAGAGCGAAAGGATCGGCTCTTCGATAGTCTTCTGGATCTTTGCCAGCGTGTAGACCTGCGCGTTGTGAACAAGCGGGTGCTGGAGTCGCTCATTCAGGCGGGAGCTCTTGATTCGTTGCCAGGACATCGTGCTCAGCTACTAGCTGCATTGGAGGAGACGGTAGAGACAGCAATCAAATGGCGCAAAGACCGTGAAGAGCTGCAAATTGAAATGTTTGGTTTAGATGAGGTGCAGAACTGGGATGTCGAGCTGCCCGATATCCGTCCGTACACGACAGGGCAACAGCTTGATTTTGAAAGGGACCTGCTGGGGCTTTATTTATCCGGCCATCCGCTGGATGCTGCCGAGCAGCAGTTGTCAGCGCTAGGTCTTGATCGGTTGGTTGAGCTGTCTGATGCAAAGGACGGGGCGATTGCTATTGTAGGCATTATGGTCGTATCCATCAAACCTTTCACGAATAAGAAAGGTCTGTCCATGGGTTTCCTCGAGCTTGAAGATCGCATAATGCGTGTGGAAGCTGTCGTATTTCCAACGATCTGGAAGCGAATCGAAAGCAAGCTCAAAAAGGGCGGCTTAGCCATTATACAAGCAACGGTTCAGCAGCAGGATGATGACTATAAGCTCATCGTTGAGGATTGTGTACCGATTGAACATGCGGAGATGGAGCTTGCGGATCACGTAGGACGGCTGCAGAAGCAGGCGAAGGCTCGCGCGGCAAGAACTGGCGGCAGCAGCTATACTTCTCAGGGCAGTACTCAGAAAACGCAAGGCCAAGCTAACCGAACGACGTCACCTAGCAATCGGCCAGCTTTCCAGACTAAGGCTGCTGATAATAGTAGCGTTAAACCCAGCCCTCAGTCCGGAAATAACTTCACTACACCTGCATCCGATGAGCGCAAGCCGCAGCGCGTATATATAAAAATTGTGGCGGAAAATGAACAGCCTGCTGTCCTTGAACAGCTGAAAAGTGTTTTGGCTGGTCATTCCGGACAGCTCGCAACCGTGTTATTTTATGTACAAGGACAAAAATCGATTGCTCTCAGCGATAGTTATCGCGTTAAACCATCTGCTGGGCTTCTCGCAGCCGTTGAGCAGCTCTTGGGTGAAGGCTCGATCGTCGTCAAATGA
- a CDS encoding phosphatidylglycerophosphatase A, with protein MTGIEKWLLKRGVSIDDVTEIVYTLQRPYNGDLTMEECEESVRAVLGKREVQYVMYTGMALDELAERKLLPEPLQSIMENDESLYGVDETLALGITNVYGMIGLTSFGYLDKVKPGIIRQLNIKGERIHVFLDDLVAGLAAAASARIAHQDPKAIQYDLPDSP; from the coding sequence ATGACAGGAATCGAGAAATGGCTCTTAAAACGAGGGGTATCCATCGATGATGTAACAGAAATCGTTTATACGCTGCAGCGTCCTTATAACGGTGATTTGACGATGGAAGAGTGTGAGGAAAGCGTAAGGGCAGTGCTTGGCAAACGAGAGGTTCAATATGTCATGTATACGGGTATGGCCCTTGATGAGTTAGCTGAGCGGAAATTATTGCCAGAGCCATTGCAATCGATTATGGAAAATGATGAGTCGCTTTACGGTGTGGATGAGACGCTTGCGCTCGGCATTACGAATGTTTACGGCATGATTGGATTGACGAGCTTCGGATATTTAGATAAAGTAAAACCCGGTATTATTCGTCAACTAAATATAAAAGGTGAACGAATTCATGTTTTTTTAGATGACCTGGTTGCTGGATTAGCCGCTGCTGCGTCTGCTCGAATTGCACATCAGGACCCGAAAGCGATCCAATATGATTTGCCGGATTCGCCTTAA
- a CDS encoding glutamate decarboxylase: protein MWTVIYIAPTAKIADNIKKRLTDEGFLVKIRSVNLSKQQYEILVPSGELEEVQEVFNSIMRPL from the coding sequence ATGTGGACGGTCATTTATATCGCACCAACAGCAAAAATTGCAGATAACATCAAGAAGCGGCTAACGGATGAAGGGTTTCTGGTGAAAATCCGCTCCGTCAATCTGTCCAAACAGCAATACGAGATACTAGTTCCGTCAGGCGAGTTGGAGGAAGTTCAAGAAGTATTCAACTCCATTATGCGGCCATTATGA
- the accD gene encoding acetyl-CoA carboxylase, carboxyltransferase subunit beta gives MQIKDLFTKKKYATIPSEPRKREVPEGLMNKCSKCGTIQYSKELEKNLKVCSSCGYHYRLSALERIALTLDDGHLVEYDANMESIDPLNFPGYASKLEQQKSKSSLREAVVTGEGTIGGFPVVVAVMSFDFFTGSMGSVVGEKITRAIEAAHEKKLPLLIFSTSGGARMQESILSLMQMAKTSAALSKFQGAGGLFISIFTDPTTGGVSASFASLGDYNLAEPGALIGFAGRIVIEQTIRQKLPDDFQTAEFNLQHGQLDKVVHRKDMKPTLAKLLDMHCVREETSYGG, from the coding sequence GTGCAAATAAAAGATTTATTTACTAAGAAAAAATATGCAACAATACCTTCGGAACCACGCAAGCGTGAAGTTCCTGAGGGCTTGATGAATAAGTGCTCCAAATGCGGCACGATTCAGTATAGCAAAGAGTTGGAAAAGAATTTGAAGGTATGCTCATCCTGCGGTTATCATTACCGTCTAAGCGCGTTGGAGCGTATTGCATTAACGCTTGATGATGGGCATCTAGTAGAATACGATGCCAATATGGAATCCATCGATCCTCTAAACTTCCCAGGTTACGCGAGCAAGCTAGAGCAGCAGAAGAGCAAGTCGAGTCTTCGCGAAGCTGTCGTAACAGGAGAAGGTACGATTGGTGGTTTTCCTGTCGTCGTAGCAGTCATGAGCTTTGATTTTTTCACTGGCAGTATGGGATCCGTAGTTGGAGAGAAAATTACAAGAGCGATCGAAGCGGCTCATGAGAAGAAACTGCCGCTTCTTATTTTCTCAACATCGGGCGGCGCCCGGATGCAGGAAAGTATTCTTAGCTTAATGCAAATGGCCAAAACGAGCGCGGCACTTTCAAAGTTTCAAGGTGCTGGGGGTTTGTTTATTTCGATTTTTACCGATCCTACTACGGGCGGGGTTTCGGCAAGCTTTGCGAGCTTGGGCGATTACAATTTGGCCGAGCCTGGCGCGTTGATCGGTTTTGCCGGACGAATTGTTATCGAACAAACGATTCGCCAGAAGCTGCCTGACGACTTCCAGACGGCTGAGTTTAACTTGCAGCATGGCCAATTGGATAAAGTCGTACACCGCAAAGATATGAAACCTACGTTAGCAAAGCTGCTTGATATGCATTGCGTAAGGGAGGAAACATCCTATGGCGGGTGA
- a CDS encoding acetyl-CoA carboxylase carboxyltransferase subunit alpha — MAGELPFEKPLNDLRQKVTELKTLSVEKGIDFTEEIRGLELKCKQLEEELYSELTPAQKMHMARHHQRPTSLDFIQTVFTDYMELHGDRLFADDLAIVGGLAKINGVPVTVIGHQRGKDTRENIARFFGSPHPEGFRKALRLMEQANKFKRPIITFIDTKGAYPGKTAEERGQSEAIARNLREMAGFGVPIICIVIGEGGSGGALALGVGNRVLMLENAIYSAISPNGAASILWKDASRADQAAEAMKITAKDLLEFGVIEDIVPEPQGGAHKDLAFQAEQIKEKLWQHLQELMKMSAEQLIEDRYNKFRKVGQFKIVEEPGDVADGAVADTNIGIKADAVNVSQEQAPEATPTVQ, encoded by the coding sequence ATGGCGGGTGAGCTGCCTTTTGAAAAACCGTTGAACGACTTGCGGCAGAAGGTAACTGAGCTTAAGACCTTAAGCGTGGAGAAGGGTATCGACTTCACGGAAGAAATACGCGGTCTTGAGCTTAAGTGCAAGCAGCTGGAAGAAGAATTGTATAGTGAGCTGACTCCTGCTCAAAAGATGCATATGGCGCGTCATCATCAGCGTCCGACATCGTTAGACTTCATTCAAACGGTATTTACCGATTATATGGAGCTTCATGGAGATCGTCTGTTTGCAGATGATCTTGCCATCGTTGGTGGCCTTGCTAAGATAAACGGTGTTCCAGTTACTGTTATTGGACACCAGCGCGGCAAGGACACTCGTGAGAATATTGCTCGTTTCTTCGGCAGTCCTCATCCTGAGGGCTTCCGCAAGGCGCTTCGTCTAATGGAGCAAGCGAACAAATTCAAGCGGCCAATCATCACGTTTATTGATACGAAGGGTGCTTATCCGGGCAAAACCGCCGAGGAGCGAGGTCAATCGGAAGCGATTGCGCGCAACCTGCGGGAAATGGCCGGCTTCGGCGTGCCTATTATTTGTATCGTTATTGGTGAAGGCGGCAGCGGGGGAGCACTCGCTTTAGGCGTCGGAAACCGTGTATTAATGTTGGAAAATGCGATTTATAGTGCAATTTCGCCAAATGGAGCGGCATCCATCTTATGGAAAGATGCTTCCAGGGCAGATCAAGCAGCTGAAGCCATGAAGATTACAGCCAAAGACTTGTTAGAATTTGGTGTAATTGAGGATATTGTTCCAGAGCCGCAGGGCGGCGCACATAAGGACTTGGCATTTCAAGCGGAGCAAATTAAGGAAAAGCTGTGGCAGCATTTACAAGAACTTATGAAAATGAGTGCTGAGCAGCTTATCGAAGATCGGTATAATAAATTCCGTAAAGTCGGTCAATTCAAGATCGTTGAAGAGCCCGGAGATGTGGCGGACGGAGCAGTTGCCGATACAAATATCGGTATAAAAGCGGACGCGGTGAATGTATCTCAGGAACAGGCGCCGGAAGCAACTCCGACCGTTCAATAG